A genomic stretch from Deinococcus metalli includes:
- a CDS encoding oligopeptide/dipeptide ABC transporter ATP-binding protein, which translates to MTSSAARATPPESPPQPTTPLLDIRDLEVQYRRRRGDPVLKASDRVSLDVYPGETVGVVGESGSGKSTVAKAALGLAPVHAGSIHLAGRDITQLGPRGRRDLSRIMQVVFQDPNASLNPYLTVGRSLSEPLEVHGMRAGPELRQRVADALERVGLPPEAAERYPAQFSGGQKQRLAIARAMIVDPQLVVCDEAVSALDLSIQAQILNLLAEQQRGRQLSYLFISHDIEVVRYLSDRIYVLYLGQVMETGPASAVTGTPAHPYTRELLDSAPVADPRVQRRRNALDAERRSARLTASTATASQPSHGCPFAPRCPYAIDICWAERPPLVPTNAGGLTACHRYPEWQALHAQGASTHD; encoded by the coding sequence ATGACATCTTCCGCAGCCAGGGCCACGCCCCCCGAGTCCCCTCCACAGCCCACGACCCCGCTGCTGGACATCCGCGACCTGGAGGTGCAGTACCGCCGGCGCCGCGGTGACCCCGTCCTGAAAGCGTCCGACCGCGTCAGCCTGGATGTGTACCCCGGCGAGACCGTCGGCGTGGTCGGTGAGTCCGGTTCCGGCAAGTCCACGGTCGCCAAGGCCGCCCTGGGTCTCGCCCCCGTGCACGCCGGCTCCATCCACCTCGCCGGACGGGACATTACCCAGCTCGGCCCACGAGGCCGGCGGGACCTCAGCCGGATCATGCAGGTCGTCTTTCAGGACCCCAACGCGTCCCTCAACCCCTACCTCACCGTTGGTCGGTCGCTGTCCGAACCGCTGGAAGTGCACGGGATGCGCGCCGGCCCTGAACTGCGCCAGCGTGTCGCGGACGCCCTGGAACGGGTGGGTCTGCCGCCCGAGGCGGCCGAGCGGTACCCCGCCCAGTTCTCCGGCGGGCAGAAGCAGCGCCTCGCCATCGCCCGCGCCATGATCGTCGACCCGCAGCTCGTGGTGTGCGACGAGGCCGTCAGTGCCCTCGACCTGTCCATCCAGGCGCAGATCCTGAACCTGCTCGCCGAGCAGCAGCGCGGCCGGCAGCTCAGCTACCTGTTCATCTCCCACGACATCGAGGTCGTGCGGTATCTCTCCGACCGCATCTATGTGCTGTACCTCGGTCAGGTGATGGAAACCGGCCCGGCGAGCGCCGTGACCGGGACCCCGGCCCATCCGTACACACGGGAACTGCTCGACTCTGCGCCCGTGGCCGATCCACGGGTGCAGCGCCGCCGGAACGCCCTGGACGCCGAGCGGCGCTCGGCCCGGCTCACCGCGAGCACCGCCACCGCGTCCCAGCCCAGCCACGGGTGTCCGTTCGCGCCGCGCTGTCCGTATGCCATCGACATCTGCTGGGCCGAGCGTCCGCCGCTCGTTCCCACCAACGCGGGCGGTCTGACCGCGTGCCACCGCTACCCGGAATGGCAGGCCCTGCACGCCCAAGGAGCTTCGACCCATGACTGA
- a CDS encoding DUF4388 domain-containing protein, producing the protein MTGTPSPTATILTGLLLPGDNSLPMLLDYLHQCGRTGALLIHTPYGMARVYFDEGQLHHAAFQQHTGLHAIAVLMQVHDRAAFMFQLDQRTADRSITTSLGHLLMNAAQILDEGHAPPLDTTATPDAGGATTAQPSTPPVALAPSVPDIGYDLVPALTVTMSALGPVDDAHRHLLSLINARRSVAELARATRLNLDEVTALLRPFVMRGEITLGPPLLHQTFWIELLRLMNTVAGKDGDRIIADALRRVDASPGAIPIARGRAFLQGIEQDLGPVGSPRRTAFGRGTYRLRMMILNATNTTEEEWNTPEVS; encoded by the coding sequence GTGACCGGCACGCCGTCCCCGACAGCCACTATCCTCACTGGCCTGCTGCTGCCCGGCGACAACAGCCTGCCGATGCTGCTCGACTACCTTCACCAGTGTGGTCGGACCGGCGCGCTGCTGATCCACACACCGTACGGCATGGCGCGCGTGTACTTCGATGAGGGGCAGCTGCACCACGCTGCGTTCCAGCAGCACACCGGCCTGCACGCCATCGCGGTGCTGATGCAGGTACACGACCGGGCAGCCTTCATGTTCCAGCTCGACCAGCGGACCGCCGACCGGTCCATCACCACCTCGCTGGGCCACCTGCTGATGAACGCGGCGCAGATCCTGGACGAGGGGCACGCGCCGCCGCTCGACACGACGGCCACGCCGGACGCCGGCGGCGCGACCACCGCGCAGCCGTCCACCCCGCCGGTGGCCCTGGCACCCAGCGTGCCCGACATCGGGTATGACCTCGTACCGGCCCTGACCGTGACCATGAGCGCGCTCGGTCCCGTGGATGACGCGCACCGGCACCTGCTCAGCCTCATCAACGCGCGGCGCAGTGTCGCGGAACTCGCCCGCGCCACCCGGCTCAATCTCGACGAGGTGACGGCCTTGCTGCGGCCGTTCGTCATGCGTGGCGAGATCACGCTGGGGCCGCCGCTCCTGCACCAGACCTTCTGGATCGAACTGCTGCGCCTGATGAACACCGTGGCCGGCAAGGACGGCGACCGGATCATCGCTGACGCCCTGCGCCGGGTCGACGCCAGCCCCGGCGCCATTCCAATCGCGCGGGGCCGCGCGTTCCTGCAGGGCATCGAGCAGGATCTGGGGCCGGTGGGCTCGCCCCGGCGGACGGCCTTCGGTCGGGGCACCTACCGCCTGCGCATGATGATCCTGAACGCCACCAACACGACCGAGGAGGAGTGGAACACGCCGGAGGTGTCGTGA
- a CDS encoding tyrosine-type recombinase/integrase, giving the protein MTLDVYRSALGDRARSWLALHADERRRRAVEAAAQKDADGLWSLTEAYLGLYGASGILVSPHTLSAYRTGVTQFVQYAQEHALNVLRPSLDDAQAYVLALLERRKIATVRGKVAAAASLYKALRWAGASDVTPFAGVRVPKDHEHPLTKNPPYSPAVLRRVFGKVDEALLASTGRERLKVQGARTLLLLLSHTGLRIQEALDLAWSDVFLDEDEPYITVRSGKGRKSRTVGLSDRLAVALRSYRALPRRRSHAAAMVLPFRTRAAAANLLRPYFERDGVDEHGRPVTDWRGCHAFRKATGTRLYEALGDFVAVAEVLGHADINVTRSYVRVGSGRANKAMRDW; this is encoded by the coding sequence ATGACCCTCGACGTCTACCGCTCGGCCCTCGGTGACCGGGCGCGGTCGTGGCTGGCCCTCCACGCGGACGAGCGCCGGCGCCGCGCGGTGGAGGCCGCTGCACAGAAGGACGCGGATGGACTGTGGAGCCTGACCGAAGCGTACCTGGGCCTGTACGGCGCGAGCGGCATTCTGGTGAGTCCGCACACCCTCAGTGCGTACCGCACCGGCGTCACGCAGTTTGTGCAGTACGCGCAGGAGCACGCCCTGAACGTGCTGCGGCCCAGCCTGGACGACGCGCAGGCGTACGTGCTGGCCCTGCTCGAGCGCCGCAAGATCGCCACCGTGCGCGGCAAGGTGGCCGCCGCCGCCTCCTTATATAAGGCGCTGCGCTGGGCCGGGGCGAGCGACGTCACCCCGTTCGCCGGCGTGCGGGTGCCCAAGGACCACGAGCACCCGCTGACGAAAAACCCGCCGTATTCGCCGGCGGTGCTGCGGCGCGTGTTCGGGAAGGTGGACGAGGCGCTGTTGGCCTCGACGGGCCGTGAGCGATTGAAGGTCCAGGGCGCCCGCACCCTGCTGCTGCTGCTGTCGCACACGGGGCTGCGGATCCAGGAAGCCCTCGACCTCGCGTGGTCGGACGTGTTTCTGGATGAGGACGAACCGTACATCACAGTTCGTTCTGGCAAGGGCCGCAAGAGCCGCACTGTGGGCCTGTCGGACCGGCTGGCCGTCGCCCTGCGCTCGTACAGAGCGCTGCCCCGGCGGCGGTCCCACGCGGCGGCGATGGTGCTGCCCTTCCGCACACGCGCAGCCGCCGCCAACCTGCTCAGGCCATACTTCGAGCGTGACGGTGTCGATGAGCATGGCCGGCCGGTGACCGACTGGCGGGGCTGCCACGCGTTCCGTAAGGCGACCGGCACGCGGCTGTACGAGGCGCTGGGCGACTTCGTGGCAGTGGCGGAGGTGCTGGGCCACGCGGACATCAACGTCACGCGCTCGTACGTGCGGGTCGGTTCGGGCCGCGCGAACAAGGCGATGCGCGACTGGTAG
- a CDS encoding ABC transporter substrate-binding protein — translation MKTRMPTPRTTSTAALLTVGLLFGAATAAVTPPGDTLTVAIGNAPASLDPSGGEASNEYYYTLAYDSLINFDYDAKYKPALATSWKWVGSDYKAIDIQLRKGVKFSDGSTFDANAVKAWLDLQMKNKSPVAVNLGTQSVQVTSPTSIRLTMANSNPLTLLFLSRTWLSGVIPCPKASTTPAILKAATCGTGPYVLDTKQTVTGDTYTYVANPNYWNPARVQWKKVILKVVNNPQAALDAVRAGQAQVAWPAQASLIQSATSAGLKSAGVSQNILGLDFLDKSGKVVPALKDVRVRQALNYAVDRKALATALGGGQGDPVSTQFLEGADGYDASLTNAYPYDVAKAKQLLAAAGYPQGFDLTILSTPIAGLDTLMQAVVGYWQAIGVKAKVDTKPQASDFFAGLTSGKYGVAAAALGATNPTLLAWNCCFHPGAVWNPDTTKVPAFEALVAKLRVTDPEKAAPVAKQINSYMTKNAWFVPVYSGKLNYVYDPKKVTLATPSGAQPVIDILDVKPAK, via the coding sequence ATGAAGACCCGCATGCCCACGCCGCGCACCACGTCCACCGCCGCCCTGCTCACCGTGGGCCTGCTCTTCGGCGCCGCAACCGCCGCCGTGACTCCCCCCGGCGACACGCTCACGGTCGCCATCGGCAACGCGCCGGCCTCGCTCGACCCGTCGGGCGGTGAAGCCAGCAACGAGTACTACTACACCCTCGCCTACGACTCCCTGATCAACTTCGACTACGACGCCAAGTACAAGCCGGCCCTCGCCACGAGCTGGAAATGGGTCGGCAGCGACTACAAGGCCATCGACATCCAACTGCGCAAGGGCGTGAAGTTCAGCGACGGCAGCACCTTCGATGCGAACGCCGTCAAGGCGTGGCTCGACCTCCAGATGAAGAACAAGTCGCCCGTGGCCGTCAACCTGGGCACGCAGTCCGTCCAGGTCACCAGCCCGACCTCCATCCGCCTGACCATGGCGAACTCCAACCCGCTCACGCTGCTGTTCCTCTCGCGCACGTGGCTGTCCGGGGTCATCCCCTGCCCCAAGGCCTCCACCACCCCGGCGATCCTCAAGGCAGCGACCTGCGGCACCGGCCCGTACGTCCTCGACACCAAGCAGACGGTCACGGGCGACACCTACACCTACGTGGCCAACCCCAACTACTGGAACCCGGCCAGGGTGCAGTGGAAAAAAGTCATCCTCAAGGTCGTCAATAACCCGCAGGCCGCACTCGACGCCGTCCGCGCCGGCCAGGCCCAGGTGGCGTGGCCGGCCCAGGCGTCCCTGATCCAGTCCGCGACGTCCGCCGGGCTGAAGAGCGCCGGGGTGTCGCAGAACATCCTGGGTCTGGATTTCCTCGACAAGAGCGGCAAGGTGGTTCCGGCCCTCAAGGACGTCCGCGTGCGCCAGGCCCTCAACTACGCCGTTGACCGCAAGGCCCTCGCCACCGCGCTCGGCGGTGGGCAGGGCGATCCGGTCTCCACGCAGTTCCTCGAGGGCGCCGACGGCTACGACGCCAGCCTCACCAACGCCTACCCGTACGACGTGGCCAAGGCCAAGCAGCTGCTCGCGGCCGCGGGCTACCCGCAGGGCTTCGACCTCACCATCCTGTCCACACCGATTGCCGGCCTCGACACCCTGATGCAGGCGGTCGTGGGGTACTGGCAGGCCATCGGGGTGAAGGCCAAGGTCGACACCAAGCCCCAGGCGTCGGACTTCTTCGCCGGCCTGACCTCCGGCAAATACGGCGTGGCGGCGGCAGCCCTCGGCGCGACCAACCCGACCCTGCTCGCGTGGAACTGCTGCTTCCACCCGGGCGCCGTGTGGAACCCGGACACCACGAAGGTGCCGGCGTTCGAGGCGCTGGTCGCGAAGCTGCGCGTGACGGACCCCGAGAAGGCCGCGCCGGTTGCGAAGCAGATCAACAGCTACATGACCAAGAACGCGTGGTTCGTCCCCGTCTACAGTGGCAAGCTGAACTACGTCTACGACCCCAAGAAGGTCACGCTGGCCACCCCGTCCGGCGCTCAGCCGGTCATCGACATCCTCGACGTCAAGCCCGCGAAGTAA
- a CDS encoding dipeptide/oligopeptide/nickel ABC transporter permease/ATP-binding protein, whose amino-acid sequence MTHIAASSPHTRRFPLLRALFRQPTAVIPLVFLLLIIVTSLFARQIAPYAPDAFDLPNRLSGPTARHLLGADELGRDMLSRLLYGGTKALVGIVEAVLTAVLIALPVGILAGYVGGAFDRAVSFVTDLVLAIPAIILVLVVLTVFPANLHAAMVALGVLVAPGFARIIRGVTLPLKEADFVSAARVAGVSEGTIMVRHILPGVLRTAIVQASFVAANALLFAVGLGFLGLTATPGEAEWGQIVAAAAQQISTQPWLLVPSGGLIALMALALMLLGNALRDATADVGSGAEVRPVKTGTESARMPREHASESARLPDPAALLSVRNLSVVFESRGQDTLIVDGVSFDVRAGETVGLVGESGAGKSVTALAVLRLLARGGRISGGQVIFDGQELTDLDDRAFAGLRGSALGLISQEPLSSLDPAFTIGSQLGELVQLHDGLRGAKNRERCLELLRQVQMRQPERVLQAYPHELSGGMAQRVAIAMALAGRPRLLIADEPTTALDVTVQKEILSLLRDLQRDTGMAVLIVTHNLGVVADICDRVIVLYAGQVFEDAGVYELFDRPLNPYTLGLLGANPAHAQPGQPLTVIPGRVPPPGSWPAHCRFAARCAFAAPECLAGPVPLLHPVDHHASRCIRIDELFLNPQSSPQFTSTAAGAGQQEAS is encoded by the coding sequence ATGACCCACATCGCAGCCTCCTCCCCACACACGCGGCGGTTTCCACTGCTGCGCGCCCTGTTCCGGCAACCCACCGCCGTCATCCCGCTGGTCTTCCTGCTCCTGATCATCGTCACCTCACTATTCGCGCGCCAGATTGCCCCATACGCCCCGGACGCCTTCGACCTGCCCAACCGCCTCAGTGGGCCCACGGCCCGGCACCTGCTCGGGGCCGACGAACTCGGCCGCGACATGCTCAGCCGCCTGCTGTACGGCGGTACCAAGGCCCTGGTCGGCATCGTGGAAGCCGTGCTGACCGCCGTGCTGATTGCGCTGCCGGTTGGCATCCTCGCCGGATATGTGGGCGGCGCCTTCGACCGCGCCGTGTCCTTCGTCACCGACCTCGTCCTCGCGATTCCCGCCATCATCCTGGTGCTGGTCGTCCTCACCGTCTTCCCCGCCAACCTGCACGCGGCCATGGTTGCCCTCGGGGTGCTGGTCGCCCCGGGATTCGCCCGCATCATCCGCGGGGTGACCCTGCCGCTGAAGGAAGCGGATTTCGTTTCCGCCGCGCGGGTCGCTGGCGTATCCGAGGGGACGATCATGGTGCGGCACATCCTGCCGGGCGTGCTCCGCACGGCGATCGTGCAGGCGTCGTTCGTCGCGGCCAACGCCCTGCTGTTTGCGGTCGGGCTGGGCTTCCTGGGACTGACCGCCACGCCCGGTGAGGCGGAGTGGGGCCAGATCGTCGCGGCGGCGGCGCAGCAGATCAGCACGCAGCCGTGGCTGCTCGTGCCGTCCGGTGGCCTGATCGCCCTGATGGCCCTCGCCCTCATGCTCCTCGGCAATGCGCTCCGCGACGCCACGGCCGACGTCGGCAGCGGTGCGGAGGTCAGGCCCGTCAAAACCGGAACGGAGTCCGCCAGAATGCCCCGTGAACACGCGTCCGAGTCGGCCCGGCTGCCCGACCCGGCGGCGCTGCTGTCCGTTCGGAATCTCAGCGTGGTCTTCGAGAGCCGCGGGCAGGACACGCTCATCGTGGACGGCGTCAGCTTCGACGTGCGCGCCGGCGAGACGGTCGGCCTGGTCGGGGAGTCCGGCGCCGGAAAGAGCGTGACCGCCCTCGCGGTGCTGCGCCTGCTGGCCCGAGGTGGTCGCATTTCTGGCGGTCAGGTGATCTTCGACGGCCAGGAGCTGACGGATCTCGACGACCGCGCGTTTGCAGGGCTACGGGGTTCAGCCCTGGGCCTGATCTCGCAGGAACCGCTGTCCAGTCTCGATCCGGCCTTCACCATCGGCAGCCAGCTTGGAGAACTCGTCCAGCTTCATGATGGCCTCCGCGGCGCGAAGAACCGGGAGCGCTGCCTGGAGTTGCTGCGTCAGGTCCAGATGCGCCAGCCGGAACGTGTCCTGCAGGCCTACCCGCACGAACTCTCGGGCGGCATGGCGCAGCGGGTCGCCATCGCCATGGCGCTCGCGGGACGACCCCGACTGCTCATCGCCGATGAGCCCACCACCGCACTCGACGTGACGGTGCAGAAGGAGATCCTGAGTCTGCTGCGCGACCTCCAGCGGGACACCGGGATGGCCGTGCTGATCGTGACGCACAACCTGGGCGTGGTGGCCGACATCTGCGACCGCGTGATCGTGCTGTACGCCGGGCAGGTGTTCGAGGACGCCGGCGTCTACGAGCTGTTCGACCGGCCGCTCAACCCCTACACCCTGGGCCTGCTGGGGGCCAATCCAGCGCATGCCCAGCCCGGCCAGCCCCTCACCGTGATTCCCGGGCGGGTGCCGCCTCCGGGGTCGTGGCCGGCGCACTGCCGCTTCGCGGCCCGCTGCGCCTTCGCCGCGCCCGAATGTCTCGCCGGCCCCGTCCCCCTGCTGCATCCGGTCGACCACCACGCCAGCCGCTGTATCCGCATCGACGAGCTGTTCCTCAATCCCCAGAGTTCTCCCCAGTTCACCTCGACCGCCGCGGGCGCAGGGCAGCAGGAGGCGTCATGA
- a CDS encoding VOC family protein, translated as MDLTIHSTFLPHTDPAASLAFYRDTLGFEVRNDVEYGGLHWITVGPTGQPGTSVVLYPPAATPGLTDGERRTITEMMAKGTYGTLLLATRDLDATFETVQAGATDVVQEPTEQPYGVRDFAVRDPAGNLIRIQQVR; from the coding sequence ATGGACCTCACCATTCATTCCACGTTCCTGCCCCACACCGACCCCGCTGCCTCGCTGGCCTTCTACCGCGACACCCTGGGCTTCGAGGTGCGGAATGACGTCGAGTACGGCGGCCTGCACTGGATCACGGTCGGCCCGACCGGTCAGCCCGGCACGTCCGTGGTGCTGTACCCACCGGCCGCCACGCCCGGCCTCACCGACGGCGAGCGCCGCACCATCACCGAGATGATGGCGAAGGGGACGTACGGCACGCTGCTGCTCGCCACCCGTGACCTCGACGCCACCTTCGAGACCGTTCAGGCGGGCGCCACCGACGTCGTGCAGGAGCCGACCGAACAGCCCTACGGCGTGCGCGACTTCGCCGTGCGCGATCCCGCCGGCAACCTGATCCGTATCCAGCAGGTGCGCTGA
- a CDS encoding Nif3-like dinuclear metal center hexameric protein, with translation MTDTLSIRDAVETLLAAAAVAPLSHTADTFKTGDPDTALTGVVTTFLATADVIRHAAAQGANLIITHEPTYYSAEDTDDVAWLDSDPTYEDKRRLIEEHGIVIWRFHDYWHMMRPDGIVTGLAQRLGWTVDPPSVSMDDAIQAMTAGKGGDIKRAAAATSVASVPPMTLGAFAQHVKEQLGAPSVRVLGPDDLTVRRVGLTVGALPGKMTIGTLQRDDVDVVLCGETREWETCEYLRDAAFFGRPKGMVVVGHATSEEPGMEYLAEWLRALLPDVRITHLPSGDPFRTL, from the coding sequence ATGACTGATACCCTCTCCATCCGCGACGCCGTCGAGACGCTGCTGGCCGCCGCTGCGGTTGCTCCGCTGTCGCACACGGCCGACACCTTCAAGACCGGTGATCCGGACACGGCCCTCACCGGCGTCGTCACCACCTTCCTGGCCACGGCCGACGTGATCCGTCACGCGGCCGCCCAGGGCGCCAACCTGATCATCACGCACGAGCCCACGTACTACTCCGCCGAGGACACCGATGATGTCGCGTGGCTGGACAGTGATCCTACCTACGAGGACAAACGGCGGCTGATCGAGGAGCACGGCATCGTGATCTGGCGGTTCCACGACTACTGGCACATGATGCGCCCCGACGGCATCGTGACGGGCCTGGCGCAGCGCCTCGGCTGGACGGTCGACCCGCCGTCGGTCTCCATGGACGACGCCATCCAGGCCATGACCGCCGGCAAGGGCGGGGACATCAAGCGGGCGGCCGCCGCCACCAGCGTGGCCAGCGTCCCCCCCATGACCCTGGGGGCCTTCGCCCAGCACGTCAAGGAGCAGCTCGGCGCGCCCAGCGTGCGCGTCCTCGGCCCGGACGACCTGACCGTGCGCCGGGTGGGCCTGACGGTCGGCGCCCTCCCCGGCAAGATGACCATCGGCACCCTGCAACGCGACGACGTGGACGTGGTGCTCTGCGGCGAGACCCGCGAGTGGGAGACGTGCGAGTACCTGCGCGACGCCGCGTTCTTCGGACGCCCCAAGGGCATGGTGGTGGTCGGCCACGCGACCAGCGAGGAGCCCGGCATGGAATACCTAGCCGAGTGGCTGCGCGCGCTCCTGCCGGACGTTCGGATCACGCACCTTCCCAGCGGCGACCCGTTCCGGACGCTCTGA
- a CDS encoding LacI family DNA-binding transcriptional regulator encodes MRALSRVRTQEKSATIKDVARVAGVSFSTVSRVVNNSKPVDEPTRQRVMQAIAELRYVPNSLARGLQTRRSRCLGMMLPEIGSSGAAKFLEGAESYAREAGYTMLLMTTAADTARELECFSIMRQQQIDGVLWTAATYTDAHREWQQHHTLPMVVLAQDFSPYGLPSVLVDNYHAAYDAAEHLIGHGHRRIAMITGDLNDRAVGLARFQGFEDALAAHGLTVAPDLVVRGDVSAHGRDIASRGSGYAAMAQLMAHQPTAVLAASDNLAIGAMQYLIEQGRSIPGDVSIMGFDDLDIAAHPMLRLSTVAFDFHDLGVLAARTLIELLHGEAATAPVQLSPYRLVLRDTVRRL; translated from the coding sequence GTGAGAGCCCTGTCACGTGTCCGCACGCAAGAAAAGTCTGCCACCATCAAGGACGTCGCGCGGGTGGCGGGCGTCTCCTTCTCGACGGTCTCCCGCGTCGTGAACAACTCCAAACCGGTGGATGAACCCACCAGACAGCGGGTCATGCAGGCCATCGCAGAACTGCGCTACGTGCCCAACTCCCTTGCGCGTGGACTCCAGACACGGCGATCCCGGTGCCTGGGCATGATGCTGCCCGAGATCGGCAGCTCCGGCGCGGCAAAATTCCTGGAAGGCGCCGAGTCCTACGCACGCGAGGCCGGCTACACCATGCTGCTCATGACCACCGCGGCAGACACGGCGCGGGAACTCGAGTGCTTTTCGATCATGCGCCAGCAGCAGATCGACGGCGTGCTGTGGACTGCGGCGACGTACACCGACGCCCACCGTGAGTGGCAGCAGCACCACACCCTCCCGATGGTCGTGCTTGCGCAGGACTTTTCCCCCTACGGCCTACCGAGCGTTCTGGTCGACAACTACCACGCGGCCTACGACGCGGCCGAACATCTGATCGGTCACGGACACCGCCGGATCGCCATGATCACCGGCGACCTGAACGACCGCGCCGTGGGCCTCGCCCGCTTCCAGGGCTTTGAAGACGCGCTCGCGGCGCATGGGCTGACCGTTGCCCCGGACCTCGTGGTGAGGGGGGATGTCTCGGCCCACGGACGGGATATCGCGTCGCGCGGAAGCGGGTACGCGGCGATGGCACAGCTGATGGCGCACCAGCCCACCGCCGTTCTCGCTGCCTCGGACAACCTGGCGATCGGGGCCATGCAATACCTGATCGAGCAGGGTCGGTCGATCCCGGGCGACGTGTCCATCATGGGATTCGACGACCTGGATATCGCAGCCCATCCGATGCTGCGCCTGTCGACCGTCGCGTTCGACTTCCATGATCTCGGGGTGCTCGCCGCGCGCACCCTCATCGAGCTGCTGCACGGCGAGGCCGCCACCGCGCCCGTTCAGTTGTCGCCATACCGCCTGGTCCTGAGAGACACCGTGCGCCGTCTCTGA
- a CDS encoding helix-turn-helix transcriptional regulator: MTTSAPTPSLRDLARLRRVRDRIDREYAQPLDVEALARGVNMSAGHLSRLFRLAYGESPYAYLMTRRIERAMALLRRGDLSVTEVCFTVGCSSLGTFSTRFAELVGVPPSTYRHQHAGGTAGLPACVEQQVTRPVRNREAEPPTPAE, encoded by the coding sequence GTGACCACGTCTGCGCCCACCCCGAGTCTGCGCGACCTCGCGCGGCTGCGGCGTGTCCGCGACCGGATCGACCGGGAGTACGCGCAGCCGCTGGATGTCGAGGCGCTGGCCCGCGGGGTGAACATGTCGGCCGGGCACCTCAGCCGCCTGTTCCGGCTGGCCTACGGCGAGTCACCGTACGCGTACCTGATGACCCGCCGCATCGAGCGGGCGATGGCCCTGCTGCGCCGGGGCGACCTGAGCGTGACCGAGGTGTGCTTCACGGTCGGCTGCTCATCGCTGGGCACGTTCAGCACGCGCTTTGCAGAACTCGTCGGGGTGCCGCCCAGCACATACCGCCACCAGCACGCGGGCGGAACGGCGGGCCTTCCGGCCTGCGTGGAGCAGCAGGTCACCCGGCCCGTCAGGAATCGAGAAGCGGAGCCGCCCACCCCCGCCGAATAA
- a CDS encoding ABC transporter permease, which produces MLRILVHRLLLSVPLLIFVTALTFFLVSLTPGDPAVVILGQNRAPEEYQRLREQLGLLQPVPVQYANWVATLAHGSLGTSIFNSESVVAKLNARLGVTLSLVTLTAVVSSVIGVALGIASALRRGVLARTVDVISLLGIVLPSFWVALVLVAIFAVRLHWLPAIGYVNPAADPAGWLRSLVLPVAVLAGPAIGLIAQQTRNAMLDVLERPFIRTLRAGGVRPLSLIYRHALRNAGVPILTVIGLVFIGLLGGTIIAENVFALPGLGGLAVEATGRHDLPVIQGIVLYFTVIVVVVNLLVDLLYAWLNPRIRVS; this is translated from the coding sequence ATGCTGAGAATTCTCGTCCACCGGCTGCTGCTGTCCGTGCCACTGCTGATTTTCGTGACCGCCCTGACGTTCTTCCTGGTGTCGCTGACCCCCGGCGATCCGGCCGTCGTCATCCTTGGTCAGAACCGCGCCCCCGAGGAGTATCAGCGCCTTCGTGAACAGCTCGGGCTGCTTCAACCTGTTCCGGTTCAGTACGCCAATTGGGTCGCCACCCTCGCCCACGGCAGCCTCGGCACCTCCATCTTCAACAGCGAATCCGTCGTCGCCAAACTCAATGCGCGGCTCGGCGTCACGCTGTCGCTCGTCACCCTCACCGCCGTGGTCTCCAGCGTCATCGGCGTCGCGCTCGGCATCGCCAGTGCCCTGCGGCGCGGCGTGCTCGCCCGCACGGTCGACGTCATCTCCCTGCTCGGCATCGTGCTGCCGAGTTTCTGGGTGGCACTGGTGCTGGTCGCCATCTTCGCGGTCCGCCTTCACTGGCTGCCCGCCATCGGCTATGTCAACCCGGCGGCCGATCCGGCCGGCTGGCTCCGCAGCCTCGTGCTGCCCGTGGCGGTGCTCGCCGGACCGGCCATCGGCCTGATCGCCCAGCAGACCCGCAACGCCATGCTCGACGTCCTGGAGCGGCCCTTCATCCGCACGCTGCGGGCCGGCGGCGTCCGGCCCCTGTCGCTGATCTACCGGCACGCGCTGCGCAACGCCGGCGTGCCCATCCTCACGGTGATCGGTCTGGTGTTCATTGGCCTGCTGGGCGGCACCATCATCGCCGAGAACGTCTTCGCCCTTCCGGGCCTCGGTGGTCTGGCGGTCGAGGCCACGGGCCGGCACGACCTGCCGGTCATCCAGGGCATCGTCCTGTACTTCACCGTGATCGTCGTCGTGGTCAACCTGCTCGTCGATCTGCTGTACGCCTGGCTCAACCCGAGGATCCGCGTGTCATGA